The Zonotrichia albicollis isolate bZonAlb1 chromosome 23, bZonAlb1.hap1, whole genome shotgun sequence genome contains the following window.
AAGGTTGGGGGCATGAGGAGGAATCTTCTGGAAAGGCTGGAGTAATTGGAAAAAGGCGTGGCCACTGGGAAAGGTGGGGTCACCGGGAGAGGGCGTGGCTATTGGAAAAAGGAGGGGCAATGAGTGACAGGTGGAGGCTTCTAGACAGGGTGGAGTCAATGGGAAAGGGCGGGGCTATGATGGGTGGGGTAATTTGGAAAGGGCGTGGCTACTGAGTAAAGGGTGGGGCCAGGAGTGATGGGCAGAGTAATTGGGAAAGGGCGGGGCACTAGGGGGCAGGGCTAATGGGAAGGGGCGGGGCCATAAGTGAGGGGTGGGGCCAGACAAGGGGCGGGGCAACAACACAGTGTTTAATTACCAATTCAGTGATAGGGTGGGGCCACACCTGATGGGGCGGGGTCAGGCCATAATAACACAGTGGGGCGGGGCTAGGCCATGATAACACAGTGAGGTGGGGCAAGACCACGATAACACATGAGGGGGCGGGGTCAGGCCACGATAACGCAGTGGGGTGGGGTCAGGGCAGTGTGGGCGGGGCCTGGGCAGGAAGGGGCGGGGCACACCTTGCAGAAGGTGAGCTTGCAGTGGTAGGAGGCGTCGCGCGTGTTGCGGATCAGCACCTCCCCGTAGTGCTCGATCCAGCGCGGCCCGCTCAGCACGTTGTGGATGCACGTGGTCACCTTGTTCCACTCGTAGTGGTCCCCGGTCCTGTGGGCAGCGCCCTCGAgggtgggcacagagggcagggggcacgggGGTGGGGATATGGGGGTGCccatctgtggggctggggtctcacctgggcaGCTGGACATTGACGGTGCCCATGGGGACGATCTCCAGAGATTTGCCCCAGAATTTGTTCTTCCACCTCATgtctggaggaggaggagaaggaggaagaggaggaggaggatgaagtgagaccccccctgtccccccgccCTGGTGGGACCCTCCCAGTGCCCAACGCCCTCCTGGGCTCTCACCTTGCCAGAAGACAAAGTTGTCAGACTCAGCGTGGCAGGCGGAGATGGGAGGGTGGTGGGAGACCTGTGGGGACAAGGAGGGACATGCCAGCGCCCCGCCCAGCTCGGGgagccccccaggacccctccccgTGCCCACCTGCTCGCTGATGAAGCGGAAGCCGCGGTCGGGCCGCACGCACTCGTAGGTCTCGCCCAGCACGGGGTTGAAGGGTTTGCTGCCCGCCCGGTAGTAGGTGGAGGCGTAGGCGGACACGGCGAAGGCGGCCACGTACACCTGTCACCATGTCACCGTGTCACCGTGTCACCGTGTCACCATGTCACCATGTCACCGTGTCACCGTGTCACCATGGCCACCGCGACGCTGTCACCACGCCCGGCACTGTGCCCTTCCCCATTCCCACAAGTCCCAGGACAGCCGTGTGTCCTCAAGCACCTCTGAGCCCACTaaatccccaaattctcccTGTTCCCACATGACTTTGGGGTCCCCCGTGTCCTCAAAATCCTTAAATTCTCCCAGTCCTCACATAACCTCGgggtccccactgtccccaaaatcctcaaattcTCCCTGTTCCCACATAACCCCGAGTGTCCCCGAGTGCCCCCCAGTGTCCCGGCTccccccaagtgtccccattgccccccggtgtcccctttgccctggtgtcccctttgccctggtgtcccctttccccccggtgtcccggctcccccccggtgcccccggtGCCCCCTGACCAGGCGCTGCCGGGGGTCGCGGGCGCGGCTGGCCCTGTCCAGCAGCTCGCTGTACTCCAGCTCCTCGCAGAGGCGCTGCAGGGTGTTGAGCGGCTCGTTGAGCTGCACGGGCAGCGCCACGCGGGACAGGTCCTTGCCCACGCTGCTCCGCAGGAGCCCCCACAGGCTCACGTCCCCCGAgggcgcggggggcgcgggCAGGCGGCTCCTCCGCCGCGGGTCCGGCCCCGGCAGCTCCAGCGGCGGCTCcagcggcggcggctccgccgGCGGCCCCGGGCGCTCCGCTCCTGCCGGGCAGCGGCCGCTGGGACGGAGCCCCCCAATGCCCGGGGCTGTcgggagcagagctgccccttCCCCTCGGTTGCCCCGTCCCGTGTTCCCCTTTCCCGTGTCCggagcagagctgccccttCCCCTCGGTTGTCCCGTCCCGTGTTCCCCTTTCCCGTGTcggggagcagagctgccccttGCCCCGTTCCCCCGTCCCGTGTTCCCCTTTCCCGTGTcggggagcagagctgccccttGCCCCGTTCCCCCGTCCCGTGTTCCCCCTGTCGGGAGGCAGAGCCGCCTCCGCCTCGGTTCCCCCGTCCCGCACCTCCGCCGGTGCCCGCTCCCTCCCCGGTgccctccccgtgtccccaaaatcctcaaagtctccctgtccccacacgTCCTTGGGCTCCCCGAAATCCCCAAACTCCCCAAGTCCCCTCATGTCCCCCAgactcccagtgtcccctgagcctccccgtgcccaccctgcccccaaagtccctcctgtccccaagCCACGCCCCCGCCCGGTGCTCCCCGTACCTGTCGGGGGGCGGCCCGGCCCCCCCGGCTCCGTGTTCTCCTCGCAGACGCTGGTGGTGACCTCGCTGATGCACGACTCGTCCTCCGAGGGCTGGGGGGGCGCAGGGACCGTCGGCGGcttcgggggtcccggggggatGCGGGGGGGACCCCACGGAGGGGGCGCTACCGGGAAGGGCCCCCCCGGAAGGGCGGGAGGAGCCCCGGGATTGTGGGATGGGGGTGTCGGGATGGGGGAGCAGCGGCGGGGGCGGCACCGGAGCCGCCCCCGGGCTCAGAGACTGCGGAGACCCCGAGAgcggggagggagggggctgcgggggggtgcgggggacacaggggggagcggggggggtccgggggctgggggggacaccGAGAGGGGCTTTTGGACCGGCTAATGAGGTGGGACGGGGGAGAGAGAGGGGACAGATGAACCCAGAGCAGCGAGGGGTGGCGGGGGGTCCACAGAACCCCTCACCAGTAAAGAGCcccccaccagcacagccccccaccagcacagccccccgACCAGCAGAGCCCCCCAAGCCCCTCACCTCGTTCTCAGACGAGCTGGCCGAGAGGAAAACCTCGCAGGCATCGAAGAACTCGGTGTGCGAGTCGGCCAGCGAGACGATGCTGCGGttggagagctgctgctcccggCCCTTGGCGGGCAGCGCGTCCGCCTGCGGGCACAGCCACGGGCTCAGCGCCCCCCGGGGGGgccacagcacccccagagcGCCCCTTCCCACCCCTGACCTCATCCGGGTGCAGCGAGGCGAAGGAGTCCAGGGTGGTGTCGGAGGAGACGGACAGCGAGTGGAAGCGGCGCAGGGCGGGCTGCGGGGAGGGCGAGGCTGAGCCGAGACCCCcggccaggacagggctgggaggggcaggggacCCCcggagcagcccccagccccccgCGCCCCTCACCCCGGCCAGtacagggctggcagggccaggagacccccggagcagcccccagcccccctcaCCCCGGCggtgccaggacagggctgggaggggcaggacacccccagagcagccccccagccccccgcGCCCCTCACCCCGGCCgtgccaggacagggctggcagggccggGAGACCCCcggagcagcccccagccccccgCGCCCCTCACCCCGGCCGTGCCCGCGCTGCCGGGCCGTGGGGCCGGGCCCTGCCGGTCCAGCGCCCGCCGCATCTCCTCCAGCCGCGCCCTCTCGGCCACCAGCGCCGCCACCACGCTGCTGAGCGAGCCGTGCACTGCCGGGGGACACGGTGCGGTCAGGCGGGGCCCCGGCACCCCGAACCCGCCCCGGGACCCCGAACCCGCCCCGGGACCCCAAACCGCCCCGGGACCCCCGCACCTTTCTGCGCCAGCACCCAGAAGCTGCGCTGCAGCTGGCTGTACTCCGGCGGCACGCTGAAGGGCAGCTGGCTCTGCGGCGCCTCCAGGTAGCGCGACAGGTTGGGGACAGAGCCGTGCAGCCGGCCCACCTGCGGGGACACGGCGCTCAGGGGGCTCTCCCGGGGGCTCCGTGCCCGGGCAGAGCTCGGGGCGGGGGTCCAGCTCACCCTCACCCTGCCGATGGTGTCGTCCTTGGCAAAGCTCTGCGTGCACCAGATCTTGGTGCTCCTCCGGCCCTTCTTGGGCCTCTCCGTGGCAGCCGAGGGCtgtgagggagaggagggggctGCAGCGGGACCCTCCCCAGCAAGGGGGGCCCGGGACCCCCTCTCTCACCCACCTGTCCCTCTCACCTGGCCGCCGGAGATGAGCGGCGCCGAGGGGATGCGGTGCAGGgcctccaggtgctgcagcATGCCCGTCAGCTCCTGCAGCTTGGCCTGGCACTCCGACAGCTCTGCCGGGGGCACGGGGGTCAGGGGGGGCCACGGGGACCCTGCCcggccccccagccccctgggGCCCCGCTCACCGGCCGAGCAGCGCTCCAGCCCCTCGCTGTCCTTCAGCCAGGCGTTCACCTTGTCCCGGGAGCTGGCCAGCGCGGACAGGGCAGGGGCACTGCCCGAGGGCAGCATCCGCGTCCACTGGCCCTGCACCGGGCACAGAGGGCATCGATCGTGTCAGGAGCCACctgcccaggccctgcccggcgCTGCCACCCTCAGCTGTCACCCACCTGCGTGCTGGTCCCCGTGGAGCCCCCCGGGGGACACGGCCCCGGCCGCTCGCCGTGGTGGTGGGAGCACAGGCTGCTCACCCAGCTGGAGAACGCCTCCGGGGACTTGATCTGGGGACAGGCCCGGGTTGGAGGGGACAGCGCCTGATGTCCCAACCccgccccagcccagctccagcctcccAGCGGCACCTTGAGGTGATAAATGTTGTCCTCCGTGTCCAGGTCAACCCTCTGCGCCTTCTTGTTGACGGACATGACGGACTGACGGACGTCGATGGCCCCGTGCAGCTTGCCCTTGAGCACCTGGGGAGCCCAGGACGCCTGTCAGGGCACAGAGCCCCCTCctcaggggtgtccccagccctgagcccccgGGGGCTgcgcaggcacagcctggcacacacTCACGTCCTGGCGCGTGGTGGAATATTTCAGGATCCCGTTTTCCAGCACGAAGTACcgctggggatggaggggaaaGATTTGTTGGGGAGGGGGTGCAGACAGCAGCCCCTAGAGCCAGCCCCCCGCCCAAACCCTGCCAGGATCACGGCTcctggtgccagctgtgcccgtTACCTTGTGCCAGCCCTTCAGGGGCCATTTCCTCTTCTTGAGCAGGTACCCCTCGTGCCgctgcggctgctgcccggggctgccccgcgcCTCCTCCACCACCTCCCAGCTCTCCGAGccctgcgggcacagcgggcagCGCGGGGGTCCCTGAGCACCGGGGGCTGctgcccaccttgtccccaggcagggacactcggtacccacagcccccagagccccccacaTCCAGCGCAAACCCTCCGACCTGCTGCACGCTGCTGTGCTTGGAGGACACGGTGCTGTTGGAGCGGGACAGGGCCCTTTTCGGGGAGCTCGGGTCCTTCTCGTGGCTGCCCATGGCCGGCGAGCAGAGGGGGCGGCGGGCACCGGGCCGGGCCCCCGCTCCCGACGGGGCTGCGGAGCCGCTCCGGGCTCGGCCGTCACGGCGGGAGCCGCTGCGGGGAGGGCGCGGCCGGTCAGGGCGCTCGGGGCcggccccgtgcccggcccgcGGGGGGCTCTGCATGGCAGCGCCGCCGGCACCCAGAAACTTCTGCGTGAGCCGGAGCCTTTGACCCGGCAGCGTCACCGCGGCTGCTGTGCCACCCAGTCCGGGTCCAGAgtccggccccgccgccccacGGCTGGCGAGCACggggccaggctggcacagccccgggTGACACCGGTACAAGGACCGGCACAGCCCGGGGGTGACACCGGGGCACAGGGCacctggggcacagcccgggGTGACACCGGTACAAACACCGGGCAGCACggggccaggctggcacagtCCCGGGGGTGACACCGGTACAAACACCGGGCAGCACggggccaggctggcacagtCCCGGGGGTGACACCGGTACAAGGACCGGCACAGACCCCTGCAAATCCCGGTGCGGCCGCTCGCCCTCCGGGCACGGCGTTTGCTCCCTTCGCCCTTCGCCATTCCGgagggggaaactgaggcacgggaaGCGTCTCCTGGCCTTGCCACCCCCCGGCGCTGTCCCTAACGGGCACCCATGGGTCGCGGCCGCCGCTGTAGGATGGATGCCGGGATAACCCCGGGACAGCGGCCAAGCCCCGGCGCCGGTGAGCACCGTGCCGGTAACGCGGCACCGTCACCGCCGTACGGATACGGTAACCACGGCACCGGCAGGCAGCCACGCCGCCTCAGATAACCCGGCACCGGTAACGGCGGCTCCGGGGGGAGGCACCGGGGCTCTCCCGGCTCCCTCCCGCGGATCGGTGCGGACGCCTCGCACCGGAGCGGGGCTGCGCCGGTACACCGGGGCTCTCCATCCCCcggccgggcacagcccagcccggTGTCCCCGCCCGGTGCCACCCCccggggcagcggggccgggggtcGCGGGCCCGGCCGGAGCCTcccccggtgccggtgccggtgctcACCtgggcgggcggcgggcgggcggcgggggccggGCGCATCctgcccggcggcggcggcggcaggaaGCGGAACACGGAGGGCGGTCCGGAGCCGCTCGGCTCTGCCCCCTGCTCCGTGGAGGACCGGAGCCGCCAGCGCCGGGAGCGGCCAGCGCCGGGACACCGGGAGCGGCCGGGACACCGGGAGCGGCCGGGACACCGAGAGCGCCCGCACGGAACCGGGGCAGCTCCGGACCCCAGCGAGAGCAGCCTCGCGGAAAGGGGCGGGGAGAGGCAGCGCCGCACGGGGGTCCCGGGGACCACCGACCCACGGGGTCCCGGGGATCACCGACCCACGAGAATGCCGTGAATCACCGACCCGCGGGGGTCTCAGGATGGATGTCCGAGGCTCTCAGGATCATCATCCCGTGCGTGGCTTGGGGATCGCCAACCCACGGGGGTCTCAGGGATCACTGACCCACCGGCATCCCGGGAATCCTCAGCCCACGGGGGTCTCAggatcatcatcatcatcccgTGGGGGTCTCGGGGCTGGTTATCCCATGGAAATCCCGGGAATCAGCACCCCACGGGGATCCCGGGAGTCACTGACCCGCGGGGGTCTCAGGATGGATATCTGAGGGTCTCGGGACCATCATCCCATGGGGATCCCGGCAATCACCGCCCCATGGGGGTGTCTGGGCCCACCCCTCCAGGTGGTCCCGGggcattcccagccccagctctgctcccccggacccccagagcagccctggtcTCTCCCCCCACCCTCGGGGGGCAGGAccaccccccaaaatcacagacGGGGCCTCGGCATCTCCACACGGACACTTTAatgggcaggacagggagccgggctggggcggtgtcacagcacagccccatccccaaGGCATCGGGATGGGAGTGCCCAAATCCCCCTGCAGGGTCcatcccgctcctcctcctgctctggctgctcccagagacCCCCGACCACAGCTGGAATGACCACAGCTGGAACGACCACAGCTGGAATGACCACAGCTGGAACGCTGCTGCCACGATCCCAAGGGAGCACAGGGGAACGGCCACGACTCCCTGCGGGACTGGGGGGGCACAGGACCCTCAGTGCCaaacccccagccccaattctcCGTGGAGCTGCAGAATCCCATGGGGATTGTGTCCCTGAGCCTCCAACCCCTCATCCAGGGGGCTCCCTGTTTCCCGTGGCCAGGGAAGGAGCCGGTTCCCGTTCCCGGTGTCACTGATTCCCGGTGCCCGGGCCCCGCAGGGAAGGATCCGGTTCCCGTTCCCGGTGTCACTGATTCCCGGTGCCTGGGCCCCGCAGGGAAGGAGCCGGTTCCGGTTCCGGTTCCCGGTGTCACTGATTCCCGGTGCCCGGgccctgcagggaaggagccggttcccgttcccgttcccgttcccggtGTCACTGATTCCCGGTGCCCGCGCCCCGCAGGGAAGGAGCCGGTTCCggttcccgttcccgttcccggtGTCACTGATTCCCGGTGCCCGGGCCCCGCAGGGAAGGAGCCggttcccgttcccgttcccggtGTCACTGATTCCCGGTGCCCGCGCCCCGCAGGGAAGGAGCCGGTTCCGGTTCTGGTTCCGGTTCCCGGTGTCACTGTTTCCCCGGGCCCGGGGGAGGCTCCGCGGCCCCGCCCGCGCCCCGCAGGTGCCGCatgtgctgctccaggagcGCCGCCAGGTGCGCGGGGCCGcgctggagcagggagcaggtcTGCGAGGGCAGCACCGACAGCGCCGCCACCGTCTGGCCCTGGCACACCTCCAGCGGCGGCAGCCGCGCCACGCTCTCCACGCCCTGCCGGCTCAGGATGGTGTCGTCGATGCAGGCGCCTGGAAAAGGGAGCTGGGCATGGAACTGCAGAGCCCCACGGGGAGGGACTGCTggatcctgccctgccctgtctgCATGGAGGCAGCTCCGTCAGGGGCctcattcccagccctgggctcccactcccatcccattccccaactcccatttccattcccctattcccagccccattcccccACTCCCATCCCtattcccccattcccatccccattctcCCATTTGcagccccgtgtccccattcccatttccattcccccattcccccattcccatccccattcccccattcccagccccatgcccccattcccagccccatgcccccattcccagccctattcccccattcccatccccgtgtccccattcccagccccatgcccccattcccatttccattcccccattcccagccccgtgcccccattcccagccccgtgcccccattcccagccccgtgcccccattcccatttccattcccccattcccagccccatgcccccattcccagccccatgcccccatccccattcccccaTTGCCAGCCCTGGATGAGCCCCCCAAGcaccattcccatccccattcccccaCTCCCAGCTCcgtggggagcagggcaggctctCACCCAGCAGGATGATCTGGGGCACCCCCTTGAGCACTCTCAGCATCTCCCTGGCCCGCGGCTCCGGGCTCACCAGCAGGATGTTCCTGCACACGAACAGCGGCAGCAAATTCCTGAGCTTGGACTGCGCCAGCACCGGCCGGGCAACCTGGGACAGAGCCTGGCGTGAGACCTGGGGCCACTGGgacacccccagagcccctgggacacccccagagccccccgagGCCCAGCCCCACCTCGTTGAGCACGAACTTGACGTGGATGTCGTGGCGGCGCAGGAAGTGCCGCAGCGTGGCCATGTCCTCGTCGGCCATGGCGTTGTACTGGCACACGGCCACCATGCGGCTGGCACGGAGCGTGGCCTCCAGCTGGGCACGCAGCACGCGGGCATAGCCGTcctcctggggacacaca
Protein-coding sequences here:
- the OSBPL7 gene encoding oxysterol-binding protein-related protein 7 isoform X2, whose protein sequence is MGSHEKDPSSPKRALSRSNSTVSSKHSSVQQGSESWEVVEEARGSPGQQPQRHEGYLLKKRKWPLKGWHKRYFVLENGILKYSTTRQDVLKGKLHGAIDVRQSVMSVNKKAQRVDLDTEDNIYHLKIKSPEAFSSWVSSLCSHHHGERPGPCPPGGSTGTSTQGQWTRMLPSGSAPALSALASSRDKVNAWLKDSEGLERCSAELSECQAKLQELTGMLQHLEALHRIPSAPLISGGQPSAATERPKKGRRSTKIWCTQSFAKDDTIGRVGRLHGSVPNLSRYLEAPQSQLPFSVPPEYSQLQRSFWVLAQKVHGSLSSVVAALVAERARLEEMRRALDRQGPAPRPGSAGTAGPALRRFHSLSVSSDTTLDSFASLHPDEADALPAKGREQQLSNRSIVSLADSHTEFFDACEVFLSASSSENEPSEDESCISEVTTSVCEENTEPGGPGRPPTGAERPGPPAEPPPLEPPLELPGPDPRRRSRLPAPPAPSGDVSLWGLLRSSVGKDLSRVALPVQLNEPLNTLQRLCEELEYSELLDRASRARDPRQRLVYVAAFAVSAYASTYYRAGSKPFNPVLGETYECVRPDRGFRFISEQVSHHPPISACHAESDNFVFWQDMRWKNKFWGKSLEIVPMGTVNVQLPRTGDHYEWNKVTTCIHNVLSGPRWIEHYGEVLIRNTRDASYHCKLTFCKARYWGAGANEVQGAVLSRAGTAVERLAGKWHEGLRRGPAPGQCVWKANPMPRDHERSYGFTQFALELNELTPELRRVLPSTDTRLRPDQRYLEEGNVPAAEAQKRQIEQLQRDRRRVMEENNITHQARFFRRVTDASGKESWVTNHTYWKLRLDPGFSHLDSAVLW
- the OSBPL7 gene encoding oxysterol-binding protein-related protein 7 isoform X1, giving the protein MGSHEKDPSSPKRALSRSNSTVSSKHSSVQQGSESWEVVEEARGSPGQQPQRHEGYLLKKRKWPLKGWHKRYFVLENGILKYSTTRQDVLKGKLHGAIDVRQSVMSVNKKAQRVDLDTEDNIYHLKIKSPEAFSSWVSSLCSHHHGERPGPCPPGGSTGTSTQGQWTRMLPSGSAPALSALASSRDKVNAWLKDSEGLERCSAELSECQAKLQELTGMLQHLEALHRIPSAPLISGGQPSAATERPKKGRRSTKIWCTQSFAKDDTIGRVRVGRLHGSVPNLSRYLEAPQSQLPFSVPPEYSQLQRSFWVLAQKVHGSLSSVVAALVAERARLEEMRRALDRQGPAPRPGSAGTAGPALRRFHSLSVSSDTTLDSFASLHPDEADALPAKGREQQLSNRSIVSLADSHTEFFDACEVFLSASSSENEPSEDESCISEVTTSVCEENTEPGGPGRPPTGAERPGPPAEPPPLEPPLELPGPDPRRRSRLPAPPAPSGDVSLWGLLRSSVGKDLSRVALPVQLNEPLNTLQRLCEELEYSELLDRASRARDPRQRLVYVAAFAVSAYASTYYRAGSKPFNPVLGETYECVRPDRGFRFISEQVSHHPPISACHAESDNFVFWQDMRWKNKFWGKSLEIVPMGTVNVQLPRTGDHYEWNKVTTCIHNVLSGPRWIEHYGEVLIRNTRDASYHCKLTFCKARYWGAGANEVQGAVLSRAGTAVERLAGKWHEGLRRGPAPGQCVWKANPMPRDHERSYGFTQFALELNELTPELRRVLPSTDTRLRPDQRYLEEGNVPAAEAQKRQIEQLQRDRRRVMEENNITHQARFFRRVTDASGKESWVTNHTYWKLRLDPGFSHLDSAVLW
- the MRPL10 gene encoding large ribosomal subunit protein uL10m — its product is MAALSSGGTRWRRGWLPALQLLRHGSKAVTRHWKAMHFQRQKLLALTEYLPPRPAVPPRCLPRPAPRQQEEDGYARVLRAQLEATLRASRMVAVCQYNAMADEDMATLRHFLRRHDIHVKFVLNEVARPVLAQSKLRNLLPLFVCRNILLVSPEPRAREMLRVLKGVPQIILLGACIDDTILSRQGVESVARLPPLEVCQGQTVAALSVLPSQTCSLLQRGPAHLAALLEQHMRHLRGAGGAAEPPPGPGKQ